ctctgggccctctcggtaatgcacatcactataagacttgcaagcaatgtgactaatgagttagttacgggatgttgcattatagaatgagtaaagagacttgccagtaacgagattgaactaggtatttggataccaacgatcgaatctcgggcaagtaacataccgatgacaaagggaacaacgtatgttgttatgcggtttgaccgataaagatcttcgtagaatatgtaggaaccaatatgagcatccaggttccactaatggttattgatcgaagatgagtctcggtcatgtctacatagttctcgaacccgtagggtccgcacgcttaacgttcagtgacaatcggtattatgagtttatgtgttttgatgtaccgaaggttgttcggagtcccggatgagatcacggacatgacgaggagtctcgaaatggtcgagacataaagctcgatatattggaaggctatgtttggacatcgaaatggttccgggtgagttcgggcatttaccggagtaccggagggttatcggaacctcctggggagtgtatgggccttaatgggccttagtgggaagagaggaggaggaggccaaggtggggcatgcccccccaagcccaatctgaattggggtggggggctggcccccctttccttctccctctctcccatcgggagtaggactcccccccttgggcgcgccatagaggactggccctcccctcctccactcctttatatacgggggaggggggcaccccatagacacacaagttgattgttttagccgtgtgcggtgcccccctccacagatttctacctcgttcatatcgttgtagagcttaggcgaagctctgcgtcggtaacttcatcatcaccgtcatcacgccgtcctgctgaaggaactctccctcgacctcagctggatctagggttcgtgggacgtcaccgagctgaacgtgtgcagatcgcggaggtgccgtatcttcggtgctaggatcggtcggatcgtgaaggcatatgactacatcaaccgcgttctcataatgcttccgatttcggtctacgagggtacatggacaacactcttcccccacgttgctatgcatcacctagatggatcttgcatgtgcgtaggatttttttgaaattactgtgttccccaacatcaTCGTGGGAGGCCTCATCTTcattaacatcttcaccaacaccatctcatttaTAAATCCTAGtttctctcttgtgttcaatcATTGTATCAAACCTCAGATTCGTACCCAGgggtgctagtagtattgattacatcttgtagttgatgctagttggttacttggtggaagatcattatGTTTAGATTGTTGACTGCATATTTAAACCTACTGAACATGTTCAATATTATGAGTCGTGAGTAATTCAATTGTTCCTCAGGACATGAGAGAAGTGTTGttattagtaatcatgtgaagttgaaaCCGTTCAGTGTTTTGATGTTATGTTTAATTACGAACTATTATTGCTTTGACAATTATGTTTAATTATGATGTTAGTTCAATTTACATGTTTATATATGTCTTATGTTTGTATTAGGTCGAGATATTGTAGGTAATGTATGGTACTTCTTAATTCCAAGCAATAAACAATTGTTTGTATTCCTATTAAGTTAGTTGTAAACGACTAAAAAGGTGTGTTATCTATGTATATAAATGTTGAAATATGTAAAACAAATATGAAATGCTTTGACTACTGAACTTTTAGAAATGCTTTGAGCTCCGTCGGAATTATTGCAAATAATTATCGTGAGTGGATTGATAACCTTTAGAATGGCTTAGAAAAATGCTCTGAGTGCTTTGAAAGGAGGTTTCATATAGTTTGCCTAATTTTTTGTTGCATTTGGCCTTTGTGCGATGGGCGCAATGAGTCATCTGATAGGACCTATTCCTCAAAGACATCTCGACACAACCACGGAAACATGGTGGGCCGACTAAGGAGTGGTCGTTCTGATCCATGGGCCCTAGCAGAATGGTTGGATTCGGCTTGTTTCCACGTGAGAGAGGCGATGGCCGCAAACGCATCGTAACGGTAGCACGACTCCCTAGTGGTGTCCAATAGTTCGCTCGCCCATTTATCTGATTGAACATGCACGGTCTTCTTTGGTTCTTCTTTTCCTAACATGTACTCCTTCCGTCCAGTGAAGAGTGTACATCTAGAGattttaggacaaattatggagtgaaataaaaaatgcattggaaaggtgcaagccaccatctctctcctctttaattatccaacccccaatgagctaagtgcatgcACAAGTTAAGAAGATCATGTGTAGATTGTTATTGGTCTTGATTACAGTGTGATGAGAGAGAAGTATTTTTTCTACTTTAAAAGTGAATTGGGAAGATAGAAGTACGTtttttgtgaacaaattttaaagCTAAATATACACTCTTCATCGGATAGAGGGAGTAACTACAACTTCGAATTTAATAATATCTTTTAATGCCTAatcaaaatgacaacttgtgcttcATCGCTAGCAATATGACATCGAAATGTACCATTGTTGAATTACATGGACTTTTTCCCGATTTATGGCGAGATAACGAACCGTCTCCCATTGATTTTCTTCCGGGTTCCAAAACAAGCATTATTTTGTCTACTATTTTTAAGGGAATTTTGTGTACTTAATAATTATATTTCTTCCTTGCTGCTACTTCCTCTCATCTTGGGATCTATAGTCCACTAGATGAAGGAGGAGAGCGGTCTTCTGTATTTAAGGCATGATCTTAGTCTCTCCATATTAACTTACTGAAAGCGGCTCAAAGCACTAAAGTCAAAGGCTTTAACTACCCCCACCAGCTAATGAGAAACACATGGATGGTTACTGAAGGATACACATCAAGCCAGCTGCATGTTTGAATATGACACTCTAGCTTCGCGTGTTGAAAGTAAGTGAAGAAACTTGCATGAATCGTCCACGACGATTATCTCATATACATTGATGTTCTTTATAGTGCAATTAGTTCATGGTAGCAAAGCAGTAAACATATATCTTTTATAATGCCATTAGTTCATTGCAAATTTGAACATCTGCGTCAAAGTTGAAGTGGCTTTGATATGCTCTTTCTGCTCTATGTGCACTAGAAGAGCACGCGTCCAAAAAAAAATCCGCATTTTCTGCCGAGCCATCCTACATGCCATGCAAGTGTGCAATGGTAGTTGAAGAGGATCAAAAGGGTAAGCGTCACAAAACAAAACCACCAAATATTTTATGTTGGCCTTTGTTTTGTTAGTATATAATTATTACAGTACACACACAGAAATGGACCAACTAGTAGTCGCACTAGGCAAAGTACCAAATTATTAGTAGGTGAGGTAAAGCCATCGGCCGTAAGGTAACGCGTCTCTGTTCATCTCACCTCACCACGCGCGTACACTTTCTCTCTCCCCTCCCTCCCTTTATTAGATCTCTCTCGCTCAACAAAATTCCTCAACTCGAGCTCCCTGACCGCAACCACTCAACCACCCAGCAGGCCCAGCACCACCGCGTCTAAGCaggtgccgcctccgcctccgcgtcCTTGTCTGCGGCGGCTGCAATGGCCGACCGCGTCTACCCCGCCGCCAAGCCCACTCCGCCGCCCCCAATGGCCAACGGAGGCGGCGGCCCGGCGGCGCCCAAGCCGCAGATGTACCAGCGCCCCATCTACAGGCCGCAGGGGCAGGCGAAGAGCAGGCGCGGGCGGTCCTGCCGGTGCAGCTTCTGCTGCTGCTTCTGCTGGGCACTGCTGGTGGTCGTCCTCCTCGCGCTAGTCGCCGCGGCCGCGGGCGGCGCCTTCTACGTGCTCTACCGGCCGCAACGCCCCAGCTTCACCGTCTCCTCTGTCCGCCTCAGCACGTTCAAcctctcctcctccaccaccgcgcCCGTCCTCACCGACTCCATCCAGCTCACCGTCACCGCCAAGAACCCCAACAAGAAGCTCGTCTATTTCTACGACGACTTCTCATTctcggccgccaccgccgccaacgcAGTCCCGCTCGGGGACGCCACCGTGCCCGGGTTCGCGCATGATGCCGGCAACACCACCGTTTTCACTGCGACCATCACCGGCGCTGGTGTCACCGTAGACCCCAGCGGCGCCGGCTCTGACCTTAAGAAGTCCGGCGCTTTCTCCGTCGCTATAGATGCCGACACGCGGGCCGGCGTCAAGGTCGGCAGCCTCAAGACCAAGAAGATGGGCATCCAGGTGCACTGCGAGGGCATCAAGGTGACGCCACCCAGTCCACCTCCGCCAGCGCCGAAGAAGGTAAAGGGGAAGAATGGCACCGCCCTGGCGCCTGCGCCTGCGTTGGACAACGCCGAGACGACCGCGACGGTGAGCACCGCCGCGCACTCGTGCAAGGTCAGAGTCCGTGTGAAGATCTGGAAGTGGACCTTCTAGGTATAATGCCAACTTTAGGGACTGCCATGCAAAACATTCAGGAAACATATATTTTTCACTTTATATTGGAAAGTAGAGACCATGAATATCGTCGGTGTAAATTCCCTCAAAGTTGATTCTATTTTTGTTCTTGTTTGGAATTTTCTTAagagtgaattccactttttaccccatatttatacatttgtgacactaattaccccttcgagtgaaaattcgtctagaataccccttttgaaatttttggacccttgttttttgatgcgtgtccatcaggtaaggtgtgaggtgacgccctgtatccaaaaacatgtggacggccacaaggagtggaatagatagacaagagaagcttggacaagatcgccaatgatgccctccgatccttacaattttttttacaaatcaatgacgcaacatgccgatcctatcgaccataaacagacaaaatgtaaaactggggtaaaaccgtgttaaagtctccaaaatctgacatttcgataaaagttccgctaaatagggtaatatgtgtcacaaatgtacaactacaaggtaaaaaatggaattcactcttttcttaaacatatttttggtggatgtataacttggtgatttgttatTTGTAAGATTACGGTTCGAATAAATCGAAATTAGTCACTTGCTGGTTACGAGCTACTCCATGTGAGGTTGTTATTACTACTATCATTCAGGCTCATCTGAAGCAGTAGACTTCACTACTAGGAATTTTACAAAGTACTGAAAATTGTGTAGTAGTAGTACATGTGATTGTGTCGGTAAGAAGAATCTTTCAGCTTGTCCAGCGCATTTGAGTTTATTTAAACAACAAAAACTGTAtggtggaaatgggaatggagatgTTTGTCATGTGAAGGACAGCGATGAAACGCGGCTTGGTTTTGGTTGTTGGTGTGGCAACGTGACGTGACGTGAGGATAGGGGCTCACAGCTGTAACGCCTTGTACTT
The sequence above is a segment of the Triticum dicoccoides isolate Atlit2015 ecotype Zavitan chromosome 1A, WEW_v2.0, whole genome shotgun sequence genome. Coding sequences within it:
- the LOC119368584 gene encoding NDR1/HIN1-like protein 13, with protein sequence MADRVYPAAKPTPPPPMANGGGGPAAPKPQMYQRPIYRPQGQAKSRRGRSCRCSFCCCFCWALLVVVLLALVAAAAGGAFYVLYRPQRPSFTVSSVRLSTFNLSSSTTAPVLTDSIQLTVTAKNPNKKLVYFYDDFSFSAATAANAVPLGDATVPGFAHDAGNTTVFTATITGAGVTVDPSGAGSDLKKSGAFSVAIDADTRAGVKVGSLKTKKMGIQVHCEGIKVTPPSPPPPAPKKVKGKNGTALAPAPALDNAETTATVSTAAHSCKVRVRVKIWKWTF